In Stigmatopora nigra isolate UIUO_SnigA chromosome 18, RoL_Snig_1.1, whole genome shotgun sequence, one genomic interval encodes:
- the mapk7 gene encoding mitogen-activated protein kinase 7 — translation MSSEEHGEGQNHQPVAVAAESMTTEKADAVKITSSSTDTSTTAKNLALLKKHSLDVKFDVGEEYDVIETIGTGAYGVVSSARRRDNGQQVAIKKISNAFEVVTNAKRTLRELKILKHFKHDNIIAIKDILQPNLPHSAFKSVYVVLDLMESDLHQIIHSAQALTPEHTRYFLYQLLRGLKYVHSANVIHRDLKPSNLLVNENCELKIGDFGMARGLSSHPEESHSFMTEYVATRWYRAPELLLSLNHYTLAIDMWSVGCIFAEMLGRKQLFPGKHYVHQLQLILSVLGTPPKGLIGAIRADRVRSYVQSLPSQSPVPLAKLYPQVEPRALDLLASMLRFDPRERIGVTQALEHPYVAKYHDPDDEPICVPAFDFEFDKLPMTKEQIKEEILMEIQDFHKNKQVTRQRLQFRPLARTNGGGGGGGTATQSVAQVSSSGLSKFNGDQGKQRSSQTGDAESGANQMFANHMDTCGKDGLNLPHLTKSESGPVDVDMPSANSDSGQPETIDLTTPVSSQEMEAMRDNERRNQPSENQNRPTSATPSTSTVPSLSLSAAQAQSLSHSLSQSLATNQRPPQVTSEAPRKEGAISEDTKAALKAALFRNKARGDGNVSTLSTEPSTGVGGGTLSTLSNPESRRPVTAQERQREREEKRKKRQERAREREKKLKEKERREGRRGDSLGGVLLSDNDKSLLQRWTKMMDSRNDKSHTPNSEGTNNRDLNVNAVVGENTQGVSNKQLEKETKFPSHEQLNSQVRASQSGLLQPSGKTQQLIFSMSQKKPADIVLAVSGCVDIMGGSSAFVKNNNNNTLKPHDENDGFNCFGNWSGQQLESRPSQQAKCQRTPPQQNFQALAESQTQLLPVETFLTKGPTALGASDANGDVGGRDHLNRHVAPSVANGPTVEKLCPSIGDKSGPLCGVLPVPTQAHSSLAYEDRGQQGPSVTPDIHTVTLQLSKSQVEDVLPPVFSVTPKGSGAGYGVGFDLDDLLTQSLTELQHCDRDSYDSAPLSASLLSDWSEVHRMTPADLESLQQELQLGSPMILSDSIAPDS, via the exons ATGTCATCTGAGGAACATGGGGAAGGTCAAAACCATCAACCTGTGGCCGTGGCGGCCGAAAGTATGACGACCGAAAAAGCCGATGCAGTCAAAATTACAAGCAGCAGCACAGATACCAGCACAACTGCAAAAAATTTGGCTTTACTCAAAAAGCACTCACTGGATGTGAAGTTTGATGTCGGCGAGGAGTATGATGTCATTGAAACCATCGGCACCGGCGCCTACGGCGTCGTGTCATCTGCCAGGAGACGAGATAATG GCCAACAGGTGGCGATAAAGAAGATCTCCAATGCTTTTGAGGTGGTAACCAACGCCAAGCGCACTTTGAGGGAGCTGAAAATTCTTAAACATTTCAAACATGACAACATCATAGCCATTAAAGACATTTTGCAGCCTAACCTTCCTCACTCTGCCTTCAAGTCTGT GTATGTAGTGCTGGATTTGATGGAGAGTGATTTGCACCAAATCATCCACTCCGCACAAGCACTCACACCTGAGCACACGCGCTACTTCTTGTACCAGCTCCTCCGCGGCCTCAAATACGTGCACTCAGCTAACGTCATCCACCGAGACCTAAAACCCTCCAACTTGCTGGTGAACGAGAACTGCGAGCTAAAAATCGGCGACTTCGGCATGGCCAGGGGTCTAAGCTCCCACCCCGAGGAATCGCACTCCTTTATGACCGAATATGTGGCCACCCGATGGTATCGAGCCCCCGAGCTGCTCCTATCCCTCAATCACTACACTTTGGCCATTGACATGTGGTCGGTGGGTTGCATCTTTGCCGAAATGTTGGGCCGAAAGCAACTTTTTCCCGGCAAGCATTATGTCCACCAGCTCCAGCTGATCTTATCCGTGTTGGGAACGCCGCCCAAGGGCTTAATTGGCGCTATTCGAGCCGACAGGGTGCGCTCGTATGTTCAGAGCCTTCCGTCACAATCTCCCGTACCCTTGGCTAAACTGTACCCTCAAGTTGAGCCGCGGGCTTTGGATCTGCTCGCCTCTATGCTTCGCTTTGACCCGCGTGAGCGAATCGGGGTGACTCAGGCGCTGGAACACCCATACGTGGCAAAGTACCACGACCCCGACGATGAGCCCATCTGCGTACCGGCGTTTGATTTTGAATTTGACAAGCTTCCGATGACCAAGGAGCAAATTAAAGAGGAAATTTTGATGGAGATCCAAGATTTCCATAAGAATAAGCAAGTCACCCGTCAGAGGCTTCAGTTTAGGCCACTAGCGAGGACAaacggcggcggaggaggaggaggaaccgCCACACAAAGTGTCGCTCAGGTTTCCTCTAGCGGCCTAAGCAAGTTCAATGGCGACCAAGGCAAACAGCGATCCTCACAAACAGGAGACGCTGAGTCGGGAGCCAACCAGATGTTTGCAAATCATATGGACACGTGTGGCAAAGATGGCCTCAATTTACCACACCTTACAAAAAGCGAAAGCGGCCCGGTCGATGTGGACATGCCCAGCGCCAACTCGGACAGCGGCCAGCCAGAAACCATTGACTTGACAACCCCGGTCTCAAGTCAAGAAATGGAAGCAATGAGGGATAATGAAAGGCGGAACCAGCCCAGTGAGAACCAGAACCGTCCTACTTCTGCCACACCTTCAACCAGCACTGTACCTTCTCTATCGCTGTCAGCCGCCCAAGCTCAGTCTCTGTCCCATAGCCTCTCACAGTCACTAGCAACAAACCAGAGGCCCCCACAAGTTACCTCAGAAGCGCCCAGGAAAGAAGGCGCCATCTCGGAAGACACCAAAGCTGCCCTCAAAGCAGCTTTATTCCGAAATAAAGCAAGGGGTG ATGGCAATGTGTCCACACTGAGCACAGAACCGTCCACAGGAGTTGGAGGAGGAACACTATCAACTCTTTCCAATCCAGAGTCTCGGCGACCTGTCACGGCTCAGGAGCGCCAACGAGAGCGTGAGGAGAAGCGGAAAAAGCGGCAGGAACGCGCCAGGGAGAGGGAAAAGAAACTGAAGGAGAAGGAAAGGCGAGAGGGAAGGCGTGGGGACTCGCTGGGTGGGGTTTTGCTCAGCGACAATGACAAGAGCCTTTTACAACGGTGGACCAAAATGATGGACAGTCGCAATGACAAATCTCACACACCTAACAGTGAAGGCACCAATAATAGAGACTTAAATGTGAATGCTGTTGTTGGGGAGAACACTCAAGGAGTATCCAACAAACAACTGGAAAAGGAAACAAAGTTTCCATCGCACGAGCAGCTAAACTCTCAAGTCCGAGCCAGCCAATCGGGTTTGCTGCAGCCTTCCGGCAAAACCCAGCAATTAATTTTCTCAATGAGCCAAAAGAAACCAGCTGATATCGTCCTCGCTGTAAGCGGGTGCGTGGATATAATGGGCGGTTCTAGCGCTTTCGTCaagaacaataacaacaacacgcTCAAACCTCACGACGAGAACGACGGCTTCAACTGCTTCGGTAATTGGAGCGGACAGCAATTAGAAAGTAGGCCCTCCCAACAGGCAAAATGTCAAAGGACGCCACCGCAACAGAACTTTCAAGCCTTAGCCGAATCTCAAACGCAGCTGCTCCCAGTGGAGACTTTTTTGACCAAAGGGCCGACGGCACTGGGCGCCAGCGACGCTAACGGGGACGTCGGGGGTCGCGATCACCTCAACCGTCACGTCGCGCCCTCCGTCGCCAATGGCCCTACCGTGGAGAAACTGTGTCCCTCCATTGGGGACAAGTCGGGACCCCTCTGTGGGGTTTTGCCAGTCCCCACACAGGCTCATTCCAGTTTGGCCTATGAAGACAGGGGACAGCAAGGACCCTCCGTCACCCCCGATATCCACACAGTAACACTACAGCTCTCCAAGT
- the LOC144211520 gene encoding LOW QUALITY PROTEIN: uncharacterized protein LOC144211520 (The sequence of the model RefSeq protein was modified relative to this genomic sequence to represent the inferred CDS: substituted 1 base at 1 genomic stop codon) has translation MSAAHCFASPDTSGLEISLGLHNLVGNNLKELNITVDRIVLHPDFDIFSLENDIALLRLSSPVTFTDYIRPVCLAASGSFFNNGTESWVTGWGTVKKYASVISLQELEVPVIGNRQCKCLDGVSLITENMICAGFLHGEKDACQGDSGGPMVSKQDSIWIQSGIVSYGLDCDQLSQPSIYSRVSRYQSWINMHITSDGPGFVMFNPTGLDADGLYTCAGLPPPVTEKPVQDPMHIFKSAEVCGVPSKKHSIVGGDIALDGTWPWQASLQHFGNHVCGGTLINKEWILSAAHCFSSTSPNGWSVSLGLLKLEELEPHKVTISVDKIILHSSYNTFRFENDIALVRLTTAVIFTDHVKPICLASENSVFVNGTSSWVTGWGTIDEGVSLPYPKPLHEVQVPVLGNRQCNCLVGVGLIEDSMLCAGLLKGGKDACQGDSGGPLMSEQNSIWIQSGIVSFGVGCARPNSPGVYTRVSSYESWINSHILSDKPGFMQFNAIGPDADINYMCPGLPPPVTETPSPTENPESSISNEICGRPKQKTIIVGGGGGDAQDEIWPWHASLQNLGIQICGGSLINREWVLSAAHCFPSISTLGWRVSLGLHGDNSKEMSTDVDEIIFHPDYSIFTLENDIALVKLSSPVTFTDYIRPVCLASSNSMFNNGTPSWVTRWRSLQDDVPLQEIQVPVVGNQQCNCLNGLGLITENMICAGLLEGGKDSCQGNGGGPMVSEQDSIWIQSGIANSGFGCGEPNHPSVYTRVSQYQSWIDLHIISDKPGFVQFNSNEVDTDIDYICPSLTSITEGPTTTENPVTIISSEVCGIASLKTRIVGGVDSQEGSWPWQASLQIFGRHVCSGTLINTEWVLSAAQCFSSTDTFGWSVFIGVQNLLGYNSNQVSRNVDTIILHPDFTISNYDNDIALVKLSSPVTFTDYVRPVCLASSNSEFHNGTPSWVTGWGSVQEDELLLFPDSLQEVEVPVIGNRQCDCLNGEDSVTDNMICAGLLEGGKGPCWGDAGGPMTSEQGSIWIQSGIVSFGNGCARPNQPGVYSRVSRYQFWIDSHISDDKPGFVQFKSSRPDTDINYICPLPTVVTDTPATTTEVPVTTVSSAELCGSTTEDTKLEERSFPWEASLQSYGRHVCSGSLINSEWVMSAAHCFSSTITVGWLVSLGPEDKPSNQVSKNVDMIIVHPDYNRSNNNNDIALIRLSSAVSFTGYIRPVCLAADTSVFNDGTESWVAGWRPVQRSEDLIFLXVIFVEFISYHYTCLCPYPENLLEVQIQVVGNRQCECLNEEGSVTDNMICARTLGGEKYTCQGERGGPMVNKQDSKWIQSGISSFGCMPTDRPSIYARVSRYQLWINSQIGSDKPGFVHFNSDGLDADSNYNCPLPRPVMDITTTIGTALTPTTTSPTQPNPTGQVCGSAPLNSRLDGSPQYVQSGTWPWITSLHENGQYACAGTLITSSFILTAAECFSSSTPVVSNWTAYVGHKIVKGMEEFEISLAIDRITISQLQDSNVAVLHLKQHVAFSIYRQPLCLDINNTVAFPVGSQCWIAGWGKQNLYESIMKSERLRDLETEVVSCESSGSDTNNICTSSLDLQQGDVGGPLICKSDSSWFQAAVVTTAVHTNIQVFSKTSRLASFLKETVGDTPSPAPKSSAGLLSSYRFSHFYFFLSLTSSYLVSSMYHGEV, from the exons ATGTCCGCTGCTCACTGCTTTGCCAG CCCTGATACCTCTGGATTGGAAATTTCTCTTGGTCTTCACAACCTGGTGGGAAACAACTTGAAAGAATTGAACATAACTGTCGACAGAATTGTTTTGCATCCAGACTTTGACATTTTCAGCTTGGAAAATGACATTGCTCTGCTCAGACTCTCCTCACCAGTCACATTCACTGACTATATTAGACCTGTTTGCCTGGCAGCCAGTGGTAGTTTTTTCAATAATGGAACTGAAAGCTGGGTCACTGGTTGGGGGACGGTCAAGAAATATG CGTCCGTAATCAGCCTACAAGAATTAGAAGTCCCAGTTATAGGAAACAGACAGTGTAAGTGCCTGGATGGAGTCAGTTTAATTACAGAAAATATGATCTGTGCTGGTTTTCTGCATGGAGAAAAAGACGCATGTCAG GGCGACTCGGGAGGTCCAATGGTGAGCAAGCAAGATTCTATCTGGATCCAGTCTGGAATTGTCAGTTATGGTCTTGATTGTGATCAGCTCAGTCAACCTAGTATCTACTCCCGCGTGTCCCGTTACCAGTCCTGGATCAATATGCATATCACCTCTGATGGGCCAGGGTTTGTGATGTTCAACCCTACTGGACTAGATGCAGATGGCCTTTATACCTGTGCTGGTCTTCCTCCTCCTGTTACTGAAAAACCAGTTCAAGATCCAATGCACATCTTCAAAAGTGCTGAAG TGTGTGGAGTTCCATCAAAGAAGCACAGTATAGTTGGAGGTGACATTGCTTTAGATGGAACTTGGCCCTGGCAAGCTAGTCTGCAACATTTTGGTAACCATGTTTGTGGTGGTACCCTCATAAACAAAGAATGGATATTGTCTGCTGCCCACTGCTTCTCCAG CACCAGCCCCAATGGTTGGTCAGTTTCTTTAGGTCTTCTGAAACTAGAAGAGCTTGAACCTCACAAAGTGACCATCAGTGTTGACAAGATCATCTTGCATTCATCCTACAATACTTTCAGATTTGAAAATGATATTGCTCTAGTGAGACTGACCACTGCAGTCATTTTCACAGACCATGTCAAACCGATATGTCTTGCATCTGAAAACAGCGTTTTTGTCAATGGTACGAGTAGTTGGGTCACAGGCTGGGGAACAATTGATGAAGGAG TGTCTCTTCCTTACCCAAAGCCACTACACGAAGTTCAAGTCCCAGTTTTGGGAAACAGACAATGTAACTGCCTAGTTGGAGTGGGTTTAATTGAAGATAGTATGCTATGTGCTGGTCTTCTAAAAGGTGGGAAAGACGCTTGTCAG GGGGATTCGGGAGGTCCATTGATGAGTGAACAAAATTCTATTTGGATTCAATCTGGAATTGTCAGTTTTGGAGTAGGGTGTGCTCGCCCTAATTCTCCTGGAGTCTACACAAGAGTGTCTTCCTACGAGTCCTGGATTAATTCCCACATCCTCTCTGACAAACCTGGCTTCATGCAGTTTAATGCCATTGGTCCTGATGCTGATATCAACTACATGTGCCCTGGTCTGCCTCCTCCTGTTACTGAAACACCATCTCCAACAGAAAATCCAGAGTCCAGCATATCCAATGAAATTTGTGGCAGgccaaaacagaaaacaataattgttggtggtggaggaggtgaCGCTCAAGATGAAATTTGGCCTTGGCATGCTAGTCTACAGAATTTGGGTATTCAAATTTGTGGTGGTTCTCTCATAAACAGAGAGTGGGTATTGTCTGCAGCTCATTGCTTTCCCAG caTAAGTACCCTTGGATGGAGGGTTTCTCTGGGTCTTCATGGTGATAATTCAAAAGAGATGTCCACAGATGTTGATGAGATCATTTTTCATCCAGATTACAGCATTTTCACCTTAGAAAATGACATTGCTCTGGTTAAACTATCATCGCCAGTCACTTTTACAGACTACATTAGACCTGTGTGTCTAGCATCCAGTAATAGTATGTTCAACAATGGTACTCCTAGCTGGGTCACTCGCTGGCGATCACTCCAGGATGATG tgcCCCTCCAAGAAATTCAAGTGCCAGTGGTGGGAAACCAACAGTGTAATTGTCTTAATGGATTAGGTTTAATCACTGAAAATATGATCTGTGCTGGTTTACTGGAAGGAGGGAAAGATTCTTGTCAG GGAAATGGAGGTGGTCCAATGGTAAGTGAACAGGATTCTATATGGATCCAATCTGGAATTGCCAATTCTGGATTTGGCTGTGGTGAGCCTAACCATCCCAGTGTCTACACAAGAGTGTCCCAGTACCAGTCCTGGATAGACTTGCATATAATTTCTGATAAGCCTGGATTTGTGCAGTTTAACTCCAATGAGGTGGATACTGATATCGACTACATATGTCCCAGTCTAACTTCTATCACTGAAGGACCAACTACAACAGAAAATCCAGTAACTATCATTTCAAGTGAGGTTTGTGGCATCGCATCCCTGAAGACAAGGATTGTCGGGGGTGTTGACAGCCAAGAAGGCAGTTGGCCTTGGCAGGCTAGCCTCCAGATATTTGGTAGACATGTTTGTTCTGGTACTCTCATAAACACAGAATGGGTACTGTCCGCTGCCCAGTGCTTCTCCAG CACAGATACCTTTGGATGGTCAGTGTTTATTGGAGTTCAGAACCTTCTAGGATATAATTCAAATCAAGTATCCCGAAATGTTGATACCATCATTTTGCATCCAGACTTCACTATTTCCAACTATGATAATGACATTGCTCTGGTTAAACTTTCATCACCAGTCACTTTTACAGACTATGTCAGACCTGTGTGCCTAGCATCCAGTAATAGTGAGTTCCACAATGGGACGCCTAGCTGGGTCACTGGTTGGGGATCAGTTCAGGAAGATG AGCTTCTCCTTTTCCCGGACTCACTACAAGAAGTTGAGGTCCCTGTCATTGGAAATAGACAGTGTGACTGCCTGAATGGAGAAGACTCAGTCACAGACAATATGATCTGTGCAGGGCTTCTGGAAGGAGGGAAAGGCCCTTGTTGG GGGGATGCTGGAGGTCCCATGACAAGCGAGCAGGGTTCTATATGGATCCAATCTGGAATTGTTAGTTTTGGAAATGGCTGTGCAAGACCTAACCAACCTGGGGTCTACTCAAGAGTGTCCCGCTATCAGTTCTGGATCGACTCCCACATCAGCGACGATAAACCTGGTTTCGTGCAGTTTAAATCCAGTCGGCCAGACACTGATATCAACTACATTTGCCCTTTACCTACTGTGGTGACTGATACACCAGCAACAACAACTGAAGTTCCAGTAACCACCGTGTCAAGTGCTGAAT TGTGTGGCAGTACAACAGAGGATACTAAGTTAGAAGAGAGAAGTTTCCCCTGGGAGGCAAGTCTACAAAGTTATGGCAGACATGTTTGTAGTGGCTCTCTCATAAACAGTGAGTGGGTAATGTCTGCTGCTCACTGCTTCTCCAG CACTATTACCGTTGGATGGTTGGTTTCTCTCGGCCCTGAGGACAAACCCTCAAATCAAGTGTCCAAAAATGTTGATATGATCATTGTGCATCCAGACTACAATCGTTCCAACAATAACAACGACATCGCTCTTATTAGACTCTCCTCAGCTGTGTCATTCACAGGTTATATTCGACCTGTATGTCTGGCAGCCGATACGAGTGTGTTCAACGATGGTACTGAAAGCTGGGTTGCTGGATGGAGACCAGTCCAGAGAAGTGAGGATTTGATATTTCTTTAAGTCATATTTGTTGAATTTATCTCATACCATTACACTTGTTTGTGTCCTTATCCTGAAAATTTACTAGAAGTACAAATCCAAGTTGTTGGAAACAGGCAATGTGAGTGCCTGAATGAAGAAGGCTCGGTCACAGACAACATGATCTGTGCTAGGACTCTAGGAGGAGAGAAATACACCTGTCAG GGGGAAAGAGGAGGCCCAATGGTCAACAAGCAGGATTCCAAATGGATCCAGTCTGGAATTTCTAGTTTTGGCTGTATGCCCACCGATAGACCGTCAATTTATGCAAGAGTGTCTCGCTACCAGTTGTGGATCAACTCTCAGATCGGCTCTGATAAACCGGGCTTTGTACATTTCAACTCCGATGGATTGGATGCTGATAGCAACTACAATTGTCCTCTACCGCGTCCTGTCATGGATATCACAACTACAATAGGAACAGCTCTCACCCCAACAACTACAAGCCCAACACAACCAAATCCTACTG GGCAAGTATGCGGTTCGGCACCCCTAAACTCTCGCTTGGACGGAAGCCCTCAATATGTACAAAGTGGAACTTGGCCCTGGATCACAAGTCTCCATGAAAATGGGCAATATGCTTGTGCAGGAACTCTTATTACTTCCAGTTTCATTCTCACAGCTGCAGAGTGCTTTTCCAG CTCTACTCCAGTGGTCAGTAACTGGACTGCATATGTTGGACACAAAATTGTCAAAGGCATGGAGGAGTTTGAAATCTCATTGGCCATCGATAGGATTACCATAAGCCAACTGCAGGATTCCAATGTTGCAGTGCTGCATCTAAAACAACACGTTGCATTCAGTATTTACCGTCAACCTTTGTGTTTGGACATCAACAATACAGTCGCCTTCCCTGTTGGAAGTCAATGCTGGATTGCAGGCTGGGGAAAACAGAACCTATATGAAA GCATTATGAAATCCGAAAGACTAAGAGACCTTGAAACTGAGGTAGTCAGTTGTGAAAGTTCTGGCTCTGATACGAACAACATTTGTACTTCTTCCTTGGACCTTCAACAG GGAGATGTCGGCGGGCCTCTTATCTGCAAGTCAGACTCTTCTTGGTTCCAGGCAGCTGTTGTAACAACAGCTGTCCACACCAACATTCAGGTTTTCTCCAAAACGTCGCGTTTGGCATCATTCTTGAAGGAAACGGTAGGCGACACGCCATCTCCTGCGCCAAAGTCCTCAGCAGGTTTGCTAAGTTCATACAGGTTCTCacacttttatttctttttgtctttaacCTCTTCCTACCTGGTTTCATCTATGTATCATGGAGAGGTATGA
- the vkorc1 gene encoding vitamin K epoxide reductase complex subunit 1, whose product MAVVAAMPKWERTVRVFLCIFGLILSVYALHVELSREHDPAYRAMCDLGESVSCSKVFTSRWGRGFGLVQFFVAQDSLLNQPNSILGVIFYTLQLGLGLSLSKKAALFLVLSSWVSVAGSLYLASILAFVLGDFCMVCVSTYLVNFALLYTNLKRRNAIEGKKVKAG is encoded by the exons ATGGCAGTAGTAGCAGCTATGCCCAAGTGGGAGAGGACAGTACGCGTGTTTTTATGCATCTTTGGCTTGATTTTGTCCGTTTACGCGCTCCACGTGGAATTGTCCCGAGAGCACGACCCGGCTTACAGAGCGATGTGCGATCTGGGAGAGTCTGTTAGCTGCTCCAAAGTTTTCACATCCAG ATGGGGACGTGGTTTTGGCTTGGTCCAGTTCTTTGTTGCTCAAGATAGTCTTCTCAACCAACCAAACAGTATTCTTGGAGTTATATTTTACACTCTGCAACTTGGCCTGG GCCTTTCCCTGTCCAAAAAGGCTGCTCTTTTCTTGGTGCTTTCTTCATGGGTGTCCGTGGCCGGTTCCCTCTACCTTGCTTCTATTCTGGCTTTTGTCCTGGGTGATTTCTGCATGGTGTGCGTGTCAACATACCTCGTCAACTTTGCGTTGCTGTACACCAACCTCAAGCGAAGGAACGCCATTGAAGGGAAGAAAGTGAAGGCAGGATAA